A region of Drosophila mauritiana strain mau12 chromosome 3L, ASM438214v1, whole genome shotgun sequence DNA encodes the following proteins:
- the LOC117140747 gene encoding keratin-associated protein 5-5: protein MCMQVQRFGCRVPVSSSRCKTDATRSCRKPGARCATFCTPPPRCSSRSCCTSGSCCKSGSCRGPCGSCSSGCAGCLSSCCGIFPETCSGPWCESCLDPSWFSWLAPDLGRSCCCACMTCCRSKC, encoded by the coding sequence ATGTGCATGCAAGTTCAACGGTTTGGATGTCGAGTTCCAGTTTCTAGTTCCCGTTGTAAGACCGATGCAACCAGATCTTGTCGAAAGCCCGGAGCTCGCTGTGCAACCTTCTGCACTCCCCCACCTCGCTGTAGTTCCAGATCCTGCTGCACATCCGGATCCTGTTGCAAGTCCGGATCCTGCCGCGGACCATGTGGGTCGTGCTCGAGTGGTTGTGCCGGATGCTTATCCTCCTGCTGTGGGATATTCCCCGAAACCTGCTCTGGTCCGTGGTGTGAGTCCTGTCTGGATCCTTCCTGGTTCTCATGGCTGGCGCCCGATCTCGGGCGATCCTGCTGTTGTGCTTGCATGACCTGTTGTCGATCCAAGTGCTGA
- the LOC117140770 gene encoding homeobox protein abdominal-A has translation MDLINPYMRHHSFAAAAQGSPPSAAQRHHLAAAMSNGFADVHAHAMAAADYQQQLADYHSAAAAAAVYANNNNNNNNNSSNNNNSSPLMLLKAAHGGGLKDSDSPSTTPPPASSRLHSDSSPSPRYEHNSSPGVDSAKSYALSQRSSGAEDPCQTSESASPPPQGQNDYSPENLSSQRAKFQHHHGVNPLALHNANHGGNPGGHNNNNHMDHKLPLSFLGPPLAALHSMTTEMKGQGVGGSSASANGLSYSHIPNSHLISDRGSGGSSSSSSTTATNTNSQGAPNPHGIDTILSKPPPVTSAGLSALTGAGIPRFSIAAAAAGMAQYLSQSQGAPLKTHAGHIVDRTHLYWPGLQGLVANPIAWRERLSNTMTANLSQSHQHHPSNDKDGKKKHTRPTFSGQQIFALEKTFEQTKYLAGPERAKLAYALGMSESQVKVWFQNRRTKWRKRHAAEMATAKRKQDDMGGDNDGDCSETMDSDNESLDMGESPAQNKRCRSNSSGSSQQQQDNYRH, from the exons ATGGATCTGATAAATCCGTATATGCGCCATCATAGTTTTGCGGCTGCCGCCCAGGGAAGTCCCCCGTCGGCGGCGCAACGTCATCATTTGGCGGCGGCCATGAGCAATGGCTTCGCGGATGTCCATGCCCATGCGATGGCGGCGGCGGACTACCAACAACAGTTGGCCGATTACCACAgtgcagcggcggcagcggccgTTTAtgccaacaacaataataataataacaataatagcagtaacaataacaacagcagtCCGTTAATGTTGCTAAAGGCGGCACATGGCGGAGGTCTCAAGGATTCGGACTCGCCATCGACGACACCGCCACCCGCCTCCTCCAGACTCCATTCTGACTCCTCGCCATCTCCGCGGTACGAACACAATTCCAGTCCCGGTGTGGACAGCGCCAAGTCGTATGCCTTGAGCCAGAGGAGCAGCGGAGCGGAGGATCCATGTCAGACCAGCGAATCCGCAAGTCCACCGCCGCAGGGCCAGAACGACTACAGTCCCGAGAATCTCAGCAGCCAGAGGGCAAAGTTCCAGCACCATCATGGAGTGAACCCACTGGCGTTGCACAATGCCAACCATGGCGGAAACCCCGGAGGtcacaacaacaataaccaCATGGATCACAAGCTCCCACTGAGTTTTCTCGGTCCCCCGCTGGCCGCTCTTCACTCGATGACCACGGAAATGAAGGGTCAAGGAGTCGGTGGATCGTCGGCGTCGGCAAATGGCTTGTCCTACAGCCACATCCCGAATTCGCATTTGATCAGTGATCGCGGATCCGGTGGCAGCTCATCGTCTTCCTCCACCACGGCCACGAACACGAACAGCCAGGGTGCACCCAATCCGCACGGCATCGACACCATCCTCTCCAAACCGCCGCCGGTGACATCGGCGGGTCTAAGTGCTTTAACAGGAG CTGGCATTCCCCGCTTCTCGATCGCCGCCGCAGCAGCGGGAATGGCCCAGTATCTATCGCAGAGCCAAGGGGCGCCACTGAAGACCCACGCCGGACACATAGTGGACCGCACGCACCTGTACTGGCCAGGATTACAGGGACTGGTGGCCAATCCCATCGCGTGGCGCGAACGGCTCTCCAACACGA TGACCGCCAATCTGTCTCAATCGCATCAGCATCACCCATCGAACGACAAGGATGGCAAAAAGAAACACACCCGCCCAACATTCAGTGGTCAGCAGATCTTCGCCCTGGAGAAGACATTCGAGCAAACCAAGTATCTGGCCGGACCAGAGCGTGCCAAGCTCGCTTACGCCTTAGGAATGTCCGAGTCGCAGGTTAAG GTCTGGTTCCAGAATCGTCGCACCAAATGGCGCAAACGGCATGCGGCGGAAATGGCCACGGCCAAAAGGAAACAGGACGATATGGGCGGCGATAACGATGGCGATTGCAGCGAGACCATGGATAGCGATAACGAAAGTCTCGATATGGGGGAGTCCCCGGCTCAGAACAAGAGATGTCGCAGCAACAGTTCTGGATcctcgcagcagcagcaggataaTTATCGTCATTAA
- the LOC117141487 gene encoding uncharacterized protein LOC117141487 isoform X1 yields MQSKIKGKMVHRSLYLDIFSKRKTKVKPLSICLREIFPPTTELNNYTVIGTDNKNFVVLYKCEYNPISQSNTESVNTYTKWKIPGAATLKRISQAYKKNGLQESKVLLLCQL; encoded by the exons ATGCAGAGCAAAATTAAAGGGAAAATGGTACATCGATCGCTTTATCTagatattttttcaaaaaggAAGACAAAAGTAAAGCCTCTTAGTATATGCCTTCGCGAGATCTTTCCACCAACAACTGAACTGAACAACTACACGGTTATAGGCACAGATAATAAGAATTTTGTTGTTCTATACAAATGTGAATACAATCCCATTTCACAATCCAATACCG AGTCCGTCAACACTTAcacaaaatggaaaattcCGGGTGCAGCCACCTTAAAAAGAATTTCACAGGCCTACAAAAAGAATGGCCTGCAGGAAAGCAAAGTTTTGTTATTGTGCCAGTTGTAG
- the LOC117141487 gene encoding uncharacterized protein LOC117141487 isoform X2 has product MVHRSLYLDIFSKRKTKVKPLSICLREIFPPTTELNNYTVIGTDNKNFVVLYKCEYNPISQSNTESVNTYTKWKIPGAATLKRISQAYKKNGLQESKVLLLCQL; this is encoded by the exons ATGGTACATCGATCGCTTTATCTagatattttttcaaaaaggAAGACAAAAGTAAAGCCTCTTAGTATATGCCTTCGCGAGATCTTTCCACCAACAACTGAACTGAACAACTACACGGTTATAGGCACAGATAATAAGAATTTTGTTGTTCTATACAAATGTGAATACAATCCCATTTCACAATCCAATACCG AGTCCGTCAACACTTAcacaaaatggaaaattcCGGGTGCAGCCACCTTAAAAAGAATTTCACAGGCCTACAAAAAGAATGGCCTGCAGGAAAGCAAAGTTTTGTTATTGTGCCAGTTGTAG